One Kineococcus aurantiacus genomic window carries:
- the rpmI gene encoding 50S ribosomal protein L35 codes for MPKNKTHSGAKKRFRTTGTGKVMRERANKRHLLEVKPSKRTRRLSVDAVVSPADAKKIKKLLGI; via the coding sequence GTGCCCAAGAACAAGACCCACTCCGGCGCCAAGAAGCGTTTCCGCACCACCGGCACCGGCAAGGTCATGCGCGAGCGCGCCAACAAGCGCCACCTGCTCGAGGTGAAGCCGAGCAAGCGCACCCGTCGCCTCTCGGTCGACGCGGTCGTGTCGCCCGCGGACGCCAAGAAGATCAAGAAGCTCCTCGGCATCTGA
- the infC gene encoding translation initiation factor IF-3 translates to MSEPRINDRIRVPEVRLVGPNGEQVGIVRVEDALRLADEAGLDLVEVAPTARPPVCKLMDFGKFKYESDMKAREARKNQTNTILKEIRFRLKIDPHDYGTKKGHVERFLKAGDKVKVMIMFRGREQSRPEMGFRLLQRLAEDVADLGSVESSPRQDGRNMVMVIGPHKKKAEAKAEERRRKDAEAAQPAQAPAEGGPADAAPDETAATAS, encoded by the coding sequence ATCAGCGAGCCCCGCATCAACGACCGCATCCGTGTTCCCGAGGTGCGGCTCGTGGGCCCCAACGGCGAACAGGTCGGCATCGTGCGCGTCGAGGACGCGCTGCGGCTGGCGGACGAAGCAGGCCTCGACCTGGTCGAGGTCGCTCCGACGGCGCGGCCGCCGGTCTGCAAGCTCATGGACTTCGGCAAGTTCAAGTACGAGTCCGACATGAAGGCCCGCGAAGCCCGCAAGAACCAGACGAACACGATCCTCAAGGAGATCCGGTTCCGTCTGAAGATCGACCCGCACGACTACGGCACCAAGAAGGGCCACGTCGAGCGGTTCCTCAAGGCCGGCGACAAGGTCAAGGTCATGATCATGTTCCGTGGCCGCGAGCAGTCCCGCCCGGAGATGGGTTTCCGGCTGCTGCAGCGCCTGGCCGAGGACGTCGCCGACCTCGGCAGCGTCGAGAGCTCGCCGCGCCAGGACGGCCGCAACATGGTCATGGTCATCGGGCCGCACAAGAAGAAGGCCGAGGCCAAGGCCGAGGAACGCCGCCGCAAGGACGCCGAGGCCGCGCAGCCGGCCCAGGCCCCCGCGGAGGGCGGACCGGCCGACGCCGCGCCGGACGAGACGGCCGCCACGGCGTCCTGA